GGTAAACTGCTCATCAGTAATGTCTTCTGTCGCACCGCCAGAACTGCAAAGAATTGGTAATCCTGATGCAGCAGCTTCCAATACCGATAAATTAAAAGCCGTTGCAACATCTGTGGCTAAATAGGCATCGGAAACTTGATACAATTGGGCTAGGGCGGTACAAGATAAAGGTTGATCTAAATAGGCAATTTTAGGGTAAATTTTAGTGACTTGTTCTTCTGTTAATACAGTTTTAAAGGCACTGTTTAACCAGTGATCAGAATCGTGAAATAGATTTGATCCTTTTAACACTAATCTCGCCTGTGGATAATCCTCTACAATTTGAGAAAATGCCTTTAAAATCGGTTTAATTCCATCTTGATCTTGTAAACTACCGATATGAAGAAAAATAAAATAATCATCCCATCCCCATTGTTGCCTTAAAGCGGTTCGTTCTGTTTGATTGAGAGGATAATAGATACTGGGATCAACACCCCAAGGAACAACCTTTACCTGTTGAGGATTTAGACCACTTCTGATGAATCCTTCCCGTGACCATTGAGACGGTGTAATAATCGTGATATCAGGATTAAAAATCTGATTTTTTAAGTGAAATAAAGGTTTAAGGGGGGCGGATGAATCAATTAAAATTCCCCAAGGTGCAGTGGCATAAACCAAGGTTTTTCGACTCAGAGAAGATTTAAAATTAAACGGTTGATGAATTCTGAGAGTAACATCAGCAACCGGGTTAATGGCTGAAGTAATTTGTTGTAAATAAGTTTCTAATTCAAGATTGAATAATCCGGTACAAGGTTGCCATTGGGGTTTTAAAGGGGGAATCTCTTCATGGGTTAATTGTAAGGGCGATCGCTTTAGCATTTCCAAGAGTTGGAATTGATTGGTAATGCTATAAGAATGGGGCATAAAACGCCAGCCTTCAACATGAATTCGCATAAAGAACCTTCTACCCAGATACAAACCGTTAAGATATTTTAAACGATATTATTGATTCATTCTAAAATAAATCAGAACAGCAAAAATAGTTAATAACAAATTAATCCAGAATTCCTCTTGACCAATGTTGCCAGAATGATTACACTAAAAAAGCAGGTGGATAGAATAAAATGGGGTTTTTGATAGGCCTCCACCCCTTAGACTAATCTTATAGCCAACCCATGAAATCTGAACGACGTATTTCATTTTCCCTTTCTAGTCTGCTTCTGATTGTAGCATCGGTTTTCCTGCTTGTGCTGCTTTGGCAACTACGAGGTTTAATTGTTCTATTAATGATTTCTGTTGTTTTGGCTGCTTCCATTGTCCCCCTTGTCAATTGGGCAGAAAAAAAACAGGTTCCTCGATGGTTAGCGGTTGTTATCGTTTATTTAACCTTAATCGCAGGATTAATGGGATTTGGCTTAGTTATTGGGCCTGCTGTTGTCGATCAAATTACCTTATTAGTCCGTCAATCTCCGGTTTTTGCAGAACAAATTATTAGAATTGCAACGGATTTAGCGGGTCGATTAGGATCAGAAACTTCCACCTTTATTGAACAACTCATTGATCCTCAATCGTTAACCAGTTGGGTGATTCGTTCCAGCCAACAATTAATTTTACGTTCCTATGGAATTACGAGGGGCATTTTAGGGGGGGTTGCTAGTTTAATTTTAGCTTTATTTATTTCTGGCTATATGGTAGCGGATAGTAAAACCTTAATTCATAGTTTTATTCAATTTTTTCCCTATCCTTGGAATGAACGATTAGCCGCCCAAGTTGATCCCATTAGTCAACGGATGGGGGGTTATATTCGAGGGCGAATTCTGGTTTCTGGAATTTTAGGAGTAGCCACAACAACGGCGTTAGGATTTTTAGGATTAAAAGACTTTGCCATTGGTTTAGGAGCTATTGCTGGAGTTACCAATTTAATCCCCTTTTTAGGCCCAATTTTAGGGGCAATTCCTGCCTTAATTGTTGCCTTAGCCAAAGGCGGATTTTTAGTGGTTTGGGTCTTATTATTATATGGAATTATTCAAAATGTTGAAACCTATGTTCTCGATCCCTTATTAGTAGGTTCATCGGTGGGAATTCACCCCTTATATCAGCTTTTATCTGTACTCGGTGGTGTACAAGTTCTCGGAATTATGGGGGCGTTAATTGTTCCCCCTTGGTTTGCCGGAGTCGCGGCATTAGTTGAAAATCTCTATCTTCAACCTAAATTAAAAGCCGAACAACAACAGGAAGGTTTAACTCCCTCCGAAGTTGCTTCCTCTGCTCAATTTCCCTAATTTTTTCCTTTTCCTTTGCCCCCAGTTCATAATGAAATTAGAAACTTTTTTTTGGAAGAAACCCACGGGCTGGTCAGTCAAAACATTGCCCTCCCTGGACTCAAATCAAACTTTAGTGATTGTCTTTGCTGCGGTTCAGTTTCAAGCGGATCTCGAACCTTTACAAGACCTAAAAGAAGCTTATCCCCAATCTCATTTTATTGGGTGTTCAACCGCCGGAGAAATTTGGGGTTCAACCCTGATGAAGGATAGTTTAATCGTCAGTGTGTTGCAGTTTCACAATACCTCATTAAAAACAGCATTTTGTCACCTTTTGGAAGAAACAAATTCATCAAATCCCCTTCAAAGACAAGACTATTCTTATCAAGCAGGTCGTTCTATTGCTCAACAATTGGCTGATCCTCAGTTAAAAGCCGTCTTTATTTTAGGAGATGGATTACAACTTAATGGCAGTGAATTTTTGCGAGGTTTGAATTCAATTTTATATCAAAGTTCTGTTTTTAATTCTTCAGAACCCATCTTAATTGTTGGAGGATTAGCCGCCGATAATCATCAATTTAAACACACTTGGATTTTACAGAATCGTTTACCCACAAATGGCGCTGTTTCCGCCGTTGGATTTTATGGAAATGATATTGCAATTAGCTATGGTTCCCAAGGCGGCTGGACAATCTTTGGCCCCGAACGAGAAGTCACTCGTTCCCACCACAATATTTTGTATGAATTAGATCACAAACCTGTTTTACAACTCTATCAAGAATATTTAGGCAAATACGCCCGAAATTTGCCCAGCAGTGGCTTATTTTTTCCTTTAGCATTGGGAACTCCCTTAGCTCGCAAACGCACGGTGAGAACCCTGATCGGCATCAATGAAGAGACAAAATCCCTAACTTTTACAGGCGATATTCCGGTCGGTTCCGTGGCTCAACTTATGCGAGGAAATTATGAGCGTTTAGTGGATGGAGCCTTAGCAGCAGCGCTCATTACTCGCAATAGTAATCAACGCAAAATTGGAGAATGGGAACAGTACAAATTGAACCAGAATCAGGCAATAATGTTAGAACCCACTTTAGCGATCGCCATTAGTGGTTCTGGTCGTCGATTAGTTCTCGGAGAGCGTACTGAAGAAGAATTAGAAGCTACACTAGATGAATTACCCCAAGGAACCCAACAAATGGGTTTTTACTCCTACGGGGAACTAGCTCCTACGGGTGTCGCCTCTCTCTGCGAACTGCACAATCAAACCATGACCTTAATTACCATTCGAGAAAATAGTAGCTAATCTTAGCTTGATCCCTATTGTCTCTGATGAATGGTTGCATCCTGACTTCTTCACTCTTAAGATTCTATGCACTATGCGCTCCAACGCCAACTCAGACGCCTGGGTCTTGATCCGCAGACTCCTCCGGTGGATATCGCTACATGGGAAGAATTTCTGGAACGTGTCAGCCGCAGCTACAAGGAAGCTGATCAAGAACGCTATTTGATGGAGCGTTCCCTTACCCTGTCCTCCAGGGAATTGTTAGAGTTGTATAACCAGCAAAGTCAGGAGTCGGAAGCTCGTTTACAAGCGGAACGGGATCGACTGCGCTCGGTCATTAGTTCCTTGGGTGCTGGATTGTGTATCCTAGATCCCCAGGGCTGTTTATTATCCATGAATCCCGAAGCGGAAAGACTGTTGGGATGGTCAGAAGCCGAATTAGTCGGAAACTCCATTTTAGACCGCATCGGAGCCCGTTCTCGATTATCTCTCAATCCGTTTCAACGGCTGGCTGCTGCTTCCGCTACAGGGTTAGCTTCCCTGCTGGAACCGATCAAATCCAGCGATGATCAATTTATCTGTGCTGATGGCAATATTTTACCCGTTTCCTATGTATTAACACCGATTTTAGAACAAAATACTTTTGTCGGAGCCGCCTTGGTTTTTTTAGATATTACCGAACGCAAACAAGCTCAATTAGAAGCGGAACGATCCATCTCTTTATTACAAGCTACTTTTGATTCAACAGATGCAGGAATTTTAGCAGTTGATCGCACGGGAAAAGTTTTAAATTTTAATCAAAAATTCGTGGAAATGTGGCAAGTTCCCCCTGGATTATTAAAGCCACCCCATGATCAATCAGTCTTAGCCTTTGTGTTAAGACAATTAAAAGATCCGCCTCGATTTCTCAAAACCGTGATGCAGTTATCTTCGGAACCCCATACCCCGACTTATGATGTGGTGGAGTTCAAAGATGGGCGAATTTTTGAGTTATATTCCCATCCCTCCCAAATGGGAGAAAAATTAGTCGGAAGAGTCTGGAGTTTTCGAGATATTACCCAACGCAAACGAGTCGAAAAAGCTCTGCAATATCGGGTTGAATTTGAACAACTGATTACTAATTTATCGACTCATTTTATTAGTTTAACAACGGATGAAATTGAACATGGAATTCAACAAGCCTTACAACGGATTAGTACCTTTATTGGGGTAGAACAAAGCTATTTATATTTATTTGCCGAGCAAGAAATCCAGATGAATTCGATTTATCAGTGGTTGGCAATAAAAACGCCATACCAGCGTTCCCAACCTCCTTCAAAATTAACAGATTTGCTCAAGAAAATTTCCTATTCTAAACTTTATGGGGCTGATATTCCTTGGTTAGAACGACAACTCAATCGCTATGAAAATATTTATCTTGCTGTTCAAGATTTACCTCCAGAAGCCCTCAAGGATTTAAAATATTTACAGCAGTTTCATCCCGTTTCAGATTTATCCTATTATTCAGAAACCGATAGTTTACCTCAAATTCAATCCATTATTTTAGTTCCCTTAGTCTGTCGTCGGTCTATTGTCGGATTTTTGCGGTTTGATTCCATTCATTCGAGTTATACCTGGTCATCGGATAGTATTGCACTGTTGAAAATGGTCGGAGAAATGTTTTCTAATGCGATTGAACGCAAACAAACAGAAGAATTTCTGCGACAAACAGAAGCCAAATATCGGAGTATTTTTGAAAATGCAGCCGAAGGTATTTGTCAAACCACCCTAGAAGGACGATATATTAGTGCTAACCCAGCCTTAGCGAGAATTTTAGGTTATAATTCTCCCGAAGATTTATTAGAAACTATTACGGATATTAATCATCAATTATATGTAAATCCCCAGCGTCGAGCCGAATTTATCGCAGAAATTCAAGCCAATCATTCTGTATCCGGCTTTGAATCCCAAGTCTATCGTCAAGATGGAACCATGATTTGGATCTCAGAAAACGCCCGTGCGGTTCGGGATCAAACCGGACAATTACTATGTTTTGAAGGTACAATTGAAGATATTACTGAGAGTAAACGCGCCGCCGAAGCCTTAAAACAAGCGAAAGAAGAAGCTGTTGCTGCTAACCGAGCTAAAAGTACCTTTTTAGCGAATATGAGCCATGAACTTCGCACCCCACTCAACGCTATTATTGGCTATAGTGAGATTTTAGCAGAGGAAGCAGGAGACTCCGGTTATGGCGATATTGTCCCCGATTTAGATCGGATTCGCACCGCCGGACGCAACTTATTAGCGTTGATTAACGATATTTTAGATATTTCTAAAATTGAAGCCGGACGCATGGATTTGTATTTGGAAACCTTTCAAATTTCCATGTTAATTGAGAGCATTGTCACAACAGCTAAACCTCTAGTCGATCAAAATAGAAATAGTTTAAACGTTTACTATGCCCCCGATGCGCCTGACACCATGCACGCTGATTTAACAAAAGTTCGACAGGTGTTGTTGAACCTACTTAGTAATGCGGCTAAATTCACCTCGGAAGGTGAAATTACCCTGAATATTAGTCGCGCCCAAACCCTGCCCTTTGAGCGGGTTCGGGACAATGATTTATCCCTTGATCCACCATCGGATGATGTCAATTATATTCAGTTTCAAGTACAAGATACCGGAATTGGAATTACCCCCGAACAACAAAAACAATTGTTTCAACCCTTTACCCAAGGGGATGCGTCTACCACTCGCCGCTATGGGGGAACCGGGTTAGGGCTTACCATTAGTCAACGCTTTTGTCAAATGATGCAAGGCCATATCGCCGTTGACAGTGCATTAGGCAAAGGTTCCACCTTTACCATTTATTTACCTTTGTTGGTTCAATCTCCATTCAAAGGGTCAGAATATCCGAATTTAGAAGCCACCGTCGAAGACATTGACGCTCTAGGGGAAATCGATATCATTCTGGATGACCCCCCTGAACTCGTGAATCAGCCCTCAATTACCGTGTTAGTGATTGATGATGATCCCAATACCCGGGATTTAATTGAGCGATCGCTGATTCGGGAAGGACTGCGGGTAGAAACCGCAGCAACGGG
The Planktothrix sp. FACHB-1365 DNA segment above includes these coding regions:
- a CDS encoding PAS domain S-box protein is translated as MHYALQRQLRRLGLDPQTPPVDIATWEEFLERVSRSYKEADQERYLMERSLTLSSRELLELYNQQSQESEARLQAERDRLRSVISSLGAGLCILDPQGCLLSMNPEAERLLGWSEAELVGNSILDRIGARSRLSLNPFQRLAAASATGLASLLEPIKSSDDQFICADGNILPVSYVLTPILEQNTFVGAALVFLDITERKQAQLEAERSISLLQATFDSTDAGILAVDRTGKVLNFNQKFVEMWQVPPGLLKPPHDQSVLAFVLRQLKDPPRFLKTVMQLSSEPHTPTYDVVEFKDGRIFELYSHPSQMGEKLVGRVWSFRDITQRKRVEKALQYRVEFEQLITNLSTHFISLTTDEIEHGIQQALQRISTFIGVEQSYLYLFAEQEIQMNSIYQWLAIKTPYQRSQPPSKLTDLLKKISYSKLYGADIPWLERQLNRYENIYLAVQDLPPEALKDLKYLQQFHPVSDLSYYSETDSLPQIQSIILVPLVCRRSIVGFLRFDSIHSSYTWSSDSIALLKMVGEMFSNAIERKQTEEFLRQTEAKYRSIFENAAEGICQTTLEGRYISANPALARILGYNSPEDLLETITDINHQLYVNPQRRAEFIAEIQANHSVSGFESQVYRQDGTMIWISENARAVRDQTGQLLCFEGTIEDITESKRAAEALKQAKEEAVAANRAKSTFLANMSHELRTPLNAIIGYSEILAEEAGDSGYGDIVPDLDRIRTAGRNLLALINDILDISKIEAGRMDLYLETFQISMLIESIVTTAKPLVDQNRNSLNVYYAPDAPDTMHADLTKVRQVLLNLLSNAAKFTSEGEITLNISRAQTLPFERVRDNDLSLDPPSDDVNYIQFQVQDTGIGITPEQQKQLFQPFTQGDASTTRRYGGTGLGLTISQRFCQMMQGHIAVDSALGKGSTFTIYLPLLVQSPFKGSEYPNLEATVEDIDALGEIDIILDDPPELVNQPSITVLVIDDDPNTRDLIERSLIREGLRVETAATGEEGLARVQQQRPDAIILDIILPKMDGWTVLSTLKADPDLAEIPVIVLSFISNKNRGFALGASDYLTKPFDGKRLSALLSKYHPDRKRDLVPVADHILVVEDDLATRQLLRGLLQRQGWIVQEAGNGQEALQLIQQSAPKLILLDLVLPEKSGFELIHDLHRTDQWANIPIIVLTAAELTPTEWVLLRGYVEQILQKGSYSCEDLLREIHILLNASLKQSPLSSKS
- a CDS encoding FIST signal transduction protein; the protein is MKLETFFWKKPTGWSVKTLPSLDSNQTLVIVFAAVQFQADLEPLQDLKEAYPQSHFIGCSTAGEIWGSTLMKDSLIVSVLQFHNTSLKTAFCHLLEETNSSNPLQRQDYSYQAGRSIAQQLADPQLKAVFILGDGLQLNGSEFLRGLNSILYQSSVFNSSEPILIVGGLAADNHQFKHTWILQNRLPTNGAVSAVGFYGNDIAISYGSQGGWTIFGPEREVTRSHHNILYELDHKPVLQLYQEYLGKYARNLPSSGLFFPLALGTPLARKRTVRTLIGINEETKSLTFTGDIPVGSVAQLMRGNYERLVDGALAAALITRNSNQRKIGEWEQYKLNQNQAIMLEPTLAIAISGSGRRLVLGERTEEELEATLDELPQGTQQMGFYSYGELAPTGVASLCELHNQTMTLITIRENSS
- a CDS encoding AI-2E family transporter, translating into MKSERRISFSLSSLLLIVASVFLLVLLWQLRGLIVLLMISVVLAASIVPLVNWAEKKQVPRWLAVVIVYLTLIAGLMGFGLVIGPAVVDQITLLVRQSPVFAEQIIRIATDLAGRLGSETSTFIEQLIDPQSLTSWVIRSSQQLILRSYGITRGILGGVASLILALFISGYMVADSKTLIHSFIQFFPYPWNERLAAQVDPISQRMGGYIRGRILVSGILGVATTTALGFLGLKDFAIGLGAIAGVTNLIPFLGPILGAIPALIVALAKGGFLVVWVLLLYGIIQNVETYVLDPLLVGSSVGIHPLYQLLSVLGGVQVLGIMGALIVPPWFAGVAALVENLYLQPKLKAEQQQEGLTPSEVASSAQFP